A genome region from Halorussus pelagicus includes the following:
- a CDS encoding DUF7500 family protein, with product MCPMPDDGRDPEERSALDPTDHASDDGAVSPDELDIESEENVVSLDQDRYVIGTDQRPTVPEDAGDSGSDGSQSGDGGARASESSEQTVAAGPMDSGAVKEWLEDDLDSVRAKYGFHVTAKSDDAISHQQMFSDDVGAVFDSLLRWYAQQLTTETAVEDVLGILLTESNVRVRYSPSCLQAILETYDLGPDDTIADLFEAVQDDRGMVFPPENVR from the coding sequence ATGTGTCCGATGCCCGACGACGGTCGGGACCCCGAGGAGCGGTCGGCCCTCGACCCGACCGACCACGCGAGCGACGACGGCGCGGTCTCCCCCGACGAACTCGACATCGAGAGCGAGGAGAACGTCGTCTCGCTCGATCAGGACCGATACGTCATCGGCACCGACCAGCGGCCCACCGTCCCCGAGGACGCTGGCGATTCCGGGTCCGACGGCTCCCAGTCCGGCGACGGCGGCGCTAGAGCGTCCGAGTCTAGCGAGCAGACGGTCGCCGCCGGGCCGATGGACTCGGGCGCGGTCAAGGAGTGGCTCGAAGACGACCTCGACAGCGTGCGGGCCAAATACGGCTTCCACGTCACCGCGAAATCCGACGACGCCATCAGCCACCAGCAGATGTTCTCCGACGACGTGGGCGCGGTCTTCGACAGTCTCCTGCGGTGGTACGCCCAGCAGTTGACCACCGAGACCGCGGTCGAGGACGTGTTGGGAATCCTGCTCACCGAGTCGAACGTCCGGGTGCGCTACTCGCCGTCGTGCCTGCAAGCGATTTTGGAGACCTACGACCTCGGTCCCGACGACACCATTGCGGACCTTTTCGAGGCCGTGCAGGACGACCGTGGGATGGTGTTCCCGCCCGAGAACGTGAGGTGA
- a CDS encoding chemotaxis protein CheC — MNVDIESLGTFNRTAQAGAERAAENLTGMTGIETAVDVTEVTLASAADLARHDRRVGVAIDFEGGIDGTSLLSFSPEAVEVLLDTLLPGDGVEESAIAEVGNIVTSGFVEGWADQLDATIDIAPPEYVEGTGEELLDTAGFERDRAFVFRSQVSAVGEELDVEFHMFPDRSSMEEMLSGGDDPISVEKLTALREMAKSGAATASESVSAMTGIATGVDITSLSFVPVEDVPAELDYRPYVGVVLETNNPLGGYVLVLFDEPSAREVVASLVPGTDEVTAFEGQAKSAMEEIGNVMTSSFIDGWANVLDASIDISPPQFVHDVGPAVAESVVARLGRKQAFAFLFDATLRADDTEFDCEIYALPDETDLRTVLDDLDPDATAERTTKAGSL; from the coding sequence ATGAACGTCGACATCGAATCACTGGGAACGTTCAACCGCACCGCCCAAGCGGGTGCCGAGCGGGCGGCGGAGAATCTCACCGGGATGACCGGCATCGAGACCGCGGTAGACGTGACCGAGGTGACGTTGGCGTCGGCGGCAGACCTCGCGCGACACGACCGGCGGGTCGGCGTCGCCATCGACTTCGAGGGCGGCATCGACGGAACGAGTCTCCTCTCGTTTTCGCCGGAGGCCGTCGAAGTCCTGTTGGACACGCTCCTGCCGGGCGACGGCGTCGAGGAGAGCGCTATCGCGGAGGTCGGCAACATCGTGACCAGCGGGTTCGTGGAGGGGTGGGCCGACCAACTCGACGCGACCATCGACATCGCACCGCCCGAGTACGTCGAAGGGACCGGCGAGGAACTGCTCGACACGGCCGGATTCGAGCGCGACCGTGCGTTCGTCTTCCGGAGTCAGGTCAGCGCGGTCGGCGAGGAGTTGGACGTGGAGTTTCACATGTTCCCCGACCGCTCCTCGATGGAAGAGATGCTATCGGGGGGCGACGACCCCATCTCCGTCGAGAAGCTGACGGCGCTCCGCGAGATGGCCAAGTCCGGCGCGGCGACCGCTTCCGAGAGCGTCTCGGCGATGACCGGCATCGCCACAGGCGTCGATATCACGTCGCTGAGTTTCGTCCCCGTCGAAGACGTTCCCGCGGAGTTGGACTACCGACCCTACGTCGGCGTCGTCCTCGAAACCAACAACCCGCTCGGCGGGTACGTCCTCGTGCTGTTCGACGAACCGTCAGCCCGCGAGGTGGTCGCATCGCTCGTTCCCGGTACCGACGAGGTGACGGCGTTCGAGGGGCAGGCCAAGTCCGCGATGGAGGAAATCGGCAACGTGATGACCAGCAGTTTCATCGACGGATGGGCGAACGTCCTCGACGCGAGTATCGACATCTCGCCGCCCCAGTTCGTCCACGACGTGGGTCCCGCAGTCGCCGAGTCGGTCGTCGCGCGCCTCGGTCGCAAACAGGCGTTCGCGTTCCTCTTCGACGCGACGCTTCGGGCCGACGACACTGAGTTCGACTGCGAAATATACGCGCTTCCGGACGAGACGGACCTCAGAACCGTGCTGGACGACCTCGACCCGGACGCGACGGCCGAACGGACGACGAAGGCAGGGTCGCTATGA
- the cheY gene encoding chemotaxis protein CheY — protein sequence MAKNVLIVDDSEFMRNLLREILEEEFEIAGEAENGVEAIELYEEHSPNLVMMDIVMPIRDGIEATSEIKEENPDSNIIMCTSIGQEEKMKAAIKAGADGYITKPFQKPSVMDAIEDVISA from the coding sequence ATGGCTAAGAACGTACTCATCGTAGACGACTCCGAATTTATGCGGAATCTACTTCGGGAGATACTGGAAGAGGAGTTCGAAATCGCTGGCGAGGCCGAGAACGGCGTCGAGGCAATCGAACTCTACGAGGAACACAGTCCGAACCTCGTGATGATGGACATCGTGATGCCCATCCGCGACGGTATCGAGGCGACCTCCGAAATCAAAGAAGAGAACCCCGACTCGAACATCATTATGTGTACCAGTATCGGACAGGAAGAGAAAATGAAGGCCGCCATCAAGGCGGGCGCTGACGGCTACATCACCAAACCCTTCCAGAAACCCAGTGTGATGGACGCCATCGAGGACGTTATCTCAGCATGA
- a CDS encoding DUF7344 domain-containing protein, with amino-acid sequence MESETAFDLLSNEYRRAIVALLDERGSVPREQLPSLLLPRDGSDEDDETDRRQLRIALHHNHLPRLVDAGVVADDGETVIATEKLAFVASLLDESEWGFPSVQTDLNEQIMAFYA; translated from the coding sequence ATGGAATCCGAAACCGCGTTCGACCTGCTGAGCAACGAGTACCGACGCGCCATCGTCGCCCTCCTCGACGAGCGAGGGTCGGTCCCCCGCGAGCAACTGCCGAGTCTCCTGCTCCCCCGCGACGGTTCCGACGAGGACGACGAGACCGACCGGCGTCAGTTGCGCATCGCGCTCCACCACAACCACCTGCCCCGCTTGGTCGATGCGGGCGTCGTCGCCGACGACGGCGAGACCGTTATTGCCACCGAAAAGTTGGCGTTCGTCGCGTCGCTGCTGGACGAGTCGGAGTGGGGTTTCCCGTCCGTGCAGACTGACCTCAACGAACAGATAATGGCGTTTTACGCGTAG
- a CDS encoding chemotaxis protein CheA, which translates to MEDYIQDFIRESEENVTELNNSLLELEDDPSNEAAMDSIFRTAHTLKGNFGAMGFQDESDLAHAIEDLLDEIRQGRMEVTPEVMDLVFAGVDEIDHALGQIEEDGESNIDPDDIIADIRSVIEGDEEGDAESEETDGESDADASLAEIPVEELDDPAALSNADGELFHIDVDMGDPQMKGVDGMFALEGLNEGIDLLGTVPDVDAVNDGEYEDGFDAFVSADDAGEVESAVASVGKITGGTVTALDAEEIDAAGAASGSDAPDETDAASDASESGGSPDETVEADSGSSASGSDANDASDDSADVAETAEADADDGGSEESDDSGSSSSSSSSSSSGSDSSDAEEIEEIQSVRVDVDQLDDLHGQVEQLVTSRIKLRRSVEQAQLDSAEDHLDELDKITSSLQDTVMDMRLVPLKKVVNKFPRLVRDLAREQEKEVDFRMEGTDIELDRTILDEISDPLMHLLRNAVDHGIEPPEEREAAGKSREGTIRLRGFRERDRVTIEVEDDGQGIDADGIRTKAVEKGVMSREEVDALSEEEAQKLVFHAGFSTNDEVTDVSGRGVGMDVVQDTVSRLDGEIRVDSTSGEGTTISLSLPVTVAIVKVLFVQSGDEEYGVPIKNVDEIRRMEDVQTVEGEEVVTHDDTVYPLVRLGDALGVPGETKNGDGMLVRVKESERKVAIHCDAVSRQEEVVVKPFEGILSGIPGLSGAAVLGEGDVVTILDVETL; encoded by the coding sequence ATGGAAGACTACATTCAGGATTTCATACGTGAGAGCGAAGAGAACGTCACGGAGTTGAACAACTCCCTGCTCGAACTGGAAGACGACCCGAGCAACGAGGCCGCGATGGACTCCATCTTCCGGACGGCCCACACGCTGAAGGGTAACTTCGGCGCGATGGGCTTTCAGGACGAGAGCGACCTCGCGCACGCCATCGAGGACTTGCTCGACGAGATTCGGCAGGGCCGGATGGAGGTCACGCCCGAGGTCATGGACCTCGTGTTCGCGGGCGTCGATGAGATAGACCACGCGCTCGGCCAAATCGAGGAGGACGGCGAATCGAACATCGACCCCGACGACATCATCGCCGACATCCGGAGCGTCATCGAGGGCGACGAGGAGGGTGACGCCGAGAGCGAGGAAACCGACGGCGAGAGCGACGCCGACGCGTCGCTCGCCGAAATTCCGGTCGAGGAACTCGACGACCCCGCGGCGCTCTCGAACGCCGACGGCGAACTCTTCCACATCGACGTGGACATGGGCGACCCCCAGATGAAGGGCGTCGATGGCATGTTCGCGCTCGAAGGACTGAACGAGGGTATCGACCTGCTCGGGACCGTCCCCGACGTGGACGCGGTCAACGACGGCGAGTACGAGGACGGCTTCGACGCCTTCGTCTCGGCCGACGACGCGGGCGAGGTGGAGTCGGCCGTCGCCTCGGTCGGCAAGATAACCGGCGGGACCGTGACCGCGCTCGACGCCGAGGAAATCGACGCGGCGGGCGCGGCCAGCGGGAGCGACGCGCCCGACGAAACGGACGCCGCTTCCGACGCGAGCGAATCCGGCGGTTCGCCCGACGAGACGGTCGAAGCCGACTCAGGGTCGTCGGCGTCCGGTTCGGACGCCAACGACGCGAGCGACGACTCCGCCGACGTGGCCGAGACAGCCGAGGCGGACGCCGACGACGGTGGCTCCGAGGAGAGCGACGACAGCGGTTCGTCCTCGTCGTCTTCGTCATCGTCCTCCTCGGGGTCGGACAGTTCCGACGCCGAGGAAATAGAGGAGATTCAGTCGGTCCGCGTGGACGTGGACCAACTGGACGACCTCCACGGGCAGGTCGAACAGCTCGTGACCAGCCGAATCAAGCTTCGGCGGTCGGTCGAGCAGGCCCAACTCGACAGCGCCGAGGACCACTTAGACGAGTTGGACAAGATAACCTCCAGCTTGCAGGACACCGTGATGGACATGCGGCTAGTCCCGCTCAAGAAGGTGGTCAACAAGTTCCCGCGACTCGTCCGGGACCTCGCGCGCGAGCAGGAGAAGGAGGTTGACTTCCGGATGGAGGGGACCGACATCGAGTTGGACCGCACCATCCTCGACGAAATCAGCGACCCGCTGATGCATCTGCTTCGGAACGCGGTGGACCACGGCATCGAACCTCCCGAGGAGCGCGAGGCCGCGGGCAAGTCCCGCGAGGGGACGATTCGACTCCGCGGGTTCCGCGAGCGCGACCGAGTGACCATCGAGGTCGAGGACGACGGACAGGGCATCGACGCCGACGGCATCCGGACGAAGGCCGTCGAGAAGGGCGTCATGTCCCGCGAGGAGGTCGATGCACTCAGCGAGGAGGAGGCCCAGAAGTTGGTCTTCCACGCCGGGTTCTCGACCAACGACGAGGTGACCGACGTGAGCGGTCGCGGAGTCGGGATGGACGTGGTCCAAGACACCGTCTCCCGACTCGACGGTGAGATTCGCGTGGACAGCACGTCCGGCGAGGGCACGACTATCAGCCTCTCGCTGCCCGTCACGGTCGCCATCGTGAAGGTCCTCTTCGTCCAGTCGGGCGACGAGGAGTACGGCGTCCCCATCAAGAACGTCGATGAGATTCGCCGGATGGAGGACGTACAGACCGTCGAGGGCGAGGAAGTCGTCACGCACGACGACACGGTCTACCCCCTCGTGCGACTCGGTGACGCGCTCGGCGTGCCTGGCGAGACCAAGAACGGCGACGGCATGCTCGTTCGGGTCAAGGAGTCCGAGCGGAAGGTCGCCATCCACTGCGACGCCGTGAGCCGACAAGAAGAGGTCGTCGTCAAACCGTTCGAGGGCATCCTCAGCGGCATCCCCGGACTGTCGGGTGCCGCGGTCCTCGGCGAGGGCGACGTAGTGACGATTCTAGACGTGGAGACACTTTGA
- a CDS encoding TrmB family transcriptional regulator produces the protein MSVQRPTTRIEELPSELESPRAKLVYLYLRTAEASIDELQSGLGVKKITLYSILRTLRERELVEKRDGRFAVAE, from the coding sequence ATGAGCGTTCAACGTCCGACGACACGCATCGAGGAACTGCCGAGCGAACTGGAGTCGCCGCGCGCGAAACTGGTCTATCTCTATCTGCGGACCGCCGAGGCGTCGATAGACGAACTCCAGTCGGGTCTCGGCGTCAAGAAGATCACGCTGTACAGCATCCTGCGAACGCTTCGTGAGCGAGAACTCGTAGAGAAGCGGGACGGACGGTTCGCGGTAGCCGAGTAA
- the cheB gene encoding chemotaxis-specific protein-glutamate methyltransferase CheB has protein sequence MTRAVVVDDSHFMRTVISDILEDGGIEVVAQANNGREGVEAVATHDPDVVTMDVEMPQMNGIEAVEEIMATNPTPILMLSAHTEDGAEATFEALEKGAVDFLAKPGGEVSTEISAHGDALVEKAESATRADPDSVEDVDTSSSDTLDTDHGYVENPTLVVGASTGGPRVVERVLSSLPREADFRVLVVQHMPDGFTGRFAERLDRRSEYDVREAEDGIRIGGGEAVVAKGDYHMAVAGYGNGRLRLRLTQDEPLHGVRPAIDVTMETAAETVDGPLTGVVLTGMGSDGAKGIEAIAGAGGATLAQDEESCSVFGIPARAIETGCVDGVHSADEMGKAILDTIRDNR, from the coding sequence ATGACGCGGGCAGTCGTCGTGGACGACTCCCATTTCATGCGGACCGTTATCTCTGATATCCTCGAAGACGGCGGCATCGAAGTCGTCGCGCAGGCCAACAACGGCAGAGAGGGCGTCGAAGCCGTCGCCACCCACGACCCGGACGTGGTGACGATGGACGTGGAGATGCCCCAGATGAACGGCATCGAGGCCGTCGAAGAGATTATGGCGACGAATCCGACCCCGATTCTGATGCTGTCGGCCCACACAGAAGACGGCGCGGAGGCGACTTTCGAGGCGCTCGAAAAGGGTGCGGTTGACTTCCTCGCCAAACCGGGCGGCGAGGTCTCGACCGAGATTTCGGCCCACGGCGACGCACTGGTCGAGAAAGCCGAGTCGGCGACGCGGGCCGACCCCGACTCCGTTGAGGACGTGGACACGTCGAGTTCCGACACGCTCGACACCGACCACGGCTACGTCGAGAACCCGACGCTCGTCGTCGGAGCCTCGACGGGTGGCCCGCGAGTGGTCGAGCGCGTGCTGTCGAGTCTGCCGCGGGAGGCCGACTTCCGGGTGCTGGTCGTCCAGCACATGCCCGACGGCTTCACCGGTCGGTTCGCCGAGCGACTGGACCGCCGGAGCGAGTACGACGTTCGGGAGGCCGAGGACGGCATCCGCATCGGCGGGGGCGAGGCCGTCGTGGCGAAGGGCGACTACCACATGGCGGTCGCGGGCTACGGTAACGGTCGGCTGCGCCTGCGCCTGACGCAGGACGAACCGCTCCACGGCGTCCGCCCGGCAATCGACGTGACGATGGAGACGGCCGCTGAGACGGTTGACGGGCCGCTGACCGGCGTCGTCCTCACCGGCATGGGTTCGGACGGCGCGAAGGGAATCGAAGCCATCGCCGGTGCTGGCGGTGCCACGCTCGCGCAGGACGAGGAGAGCTGTTCGGTGTTCGGCATTCCGGCCCGCGCAATCGAGACCGGATGCGTGGACGGCGTGCATTCGGCCGACGAGATGGGCAAGGCGATTCTCGACACGATACGAGACAACAGGTGA
- a CDS encoding phosphoglycerate kinase codes for MAIETLDDLAVRGTTLGVRIDINSPLTEEGALADDARLRAHVETLSELLDRGGRVAVLAHQGRPGGEEFRDLRPHARRLDELLDAPVGYADGTFSGEARRAVEGLDDGQAVVLENTRFYSEEYMEFSADRAGETELVDKLAPVLDAYVNDAFAAAHRSQPSIVGFPTRIPGYAGRVMEAELDVLGDIEATPEPRTYVVGGAKVPDSLAVAESVLERGLADEVLTTGVVANVFLLADETDLGDASADFVYEQGYWDEIDRAADVLAEYGDRIRLPVDLAVERDGERREIAVEDLPPREGETVMDVGSATIAEYGEVIRDSGTVILNGPAGVFEDETFARGTRELFTTATAAEYSIVGGGDTAAAIRKFDIEGFDHVSTGGGAALNMLTGEDLPAVEALRN; via the coding sequence ATGGCGATAGAGACCCTCGACGACCTCGCCGTCCGAGGGACCACGCTGGGAGTGCGTATCGACATCAACAGCCCCCTGACCGAGGAGGGCGCGCTCGCCGACGACGCCCGCCTCCGTGCCCACGTCGAGACTCTCTCGGAACTGCTCGACCGCGGCGGTCGCGTGGCTGTCCTCGCCCATCAGGGCCGACCGGGCGGCGAGGAGTTCAGGGACCTCCGCCCGCACGCGCGACGACTCGACGAACTGCTCGACGCGCCGGTCGGGTACGCCGACGGCACCTTCTCGGGAGAGGCCCGCCGCGCGGTCGAAGGTCTGGACGACGGACAGGCGGTCGTGCTGGAAAACACCCGATTCTACAGCGAGGAGTACATGGAGTTTTCCGCCGACCGCGCCGGGGAGACCGAACTCGTGGACAAACTCGCACCTGTTCTGGACGCCTACGTCAACGACGCCTTCGCGGCGGCGCATCGTTCCCAACCCTCCATCGTCGGCTTTCCGACCCGGATTCCGGGGTACGCGGGCCGCGTCATGGAGGCGGAACTCGACGTGCTGGGCGACATCGAGGCGACGCCCGAACCGCGGACCTACGTCGTCGGCGGCGCGAAGGTGCCCGACTCGCTGGCCGTCGCCGAGAGCGTCCTCGAACGCGGTCTCGCCGACGAAGTGCTGACGACCGGCGTCGTCGCCAACGTCTTTTTGCTCGCCGACGAGACCGATCTCGGCGACGCCAGCGCCGACTTCGTCTACGAGCAGGGCTACTGGGACGAAATCGACCGCGCGGCCGACGTGCTGGCGGAGTACGGCGACCGCATCCGCCTCCCGGTCGATTTAGCGGTCGAACGCGACGGCGAGCGCCGCGAAATCGCGGTCGAGGACCTACCGCCCCGAGAGGGCGAGACCGTGATGGACGTGGGGTCCGCGACAATTGCGGAGTACGGCGAGGTAATCCGCGATTCGGGAACGGTCATCCTCAACGGCCCGGCGGGCGTCTTCGAGGACGAGACGTTCGCTCGCGGCACCCGCGAACTGTTCACCACTGCGACGGCGGCCGAGTACAGCATCGTCGGCGGCGGCGACACCGCCGCGGCCATCCGGAAGTTCGACATCGAGGGCTTCGACCACGTCAGCACCGGCGGCGGCGCGGCGCTCAACATGCTGACCGGCGAGGACCTGCCCGCCGTCGAGGCGCTCCGGAACTGA
- a CDS encoding chemotaxis protein CheD, with amino-acid sequence MTAERTPFTDESPERTRVGVAEFAVASGDTRLTTSGLGSCVGIALADPTAAVAGLAHVMLPDAPDDDRGKPAKSVEQGIKVLLTELEDEGADLERVEAKLAGGSQMFDFSGISEAVGERNVERIHATLADRDISVVAEDVGGDYGRSVELTPETWTLKVSSTHQGVKNL; translated from the coding sequence ATGACCGCGGAACGAACACCGTTTACCGACGAATCGCCCGAACGAACGCGGGTCGGCGTCGCAGAGTTCGCGGTCGCCAGCGGCGACACCCGACTCACGACCAGCGGACTCGGCTCCTGTGTCGGCATCGCGCTTGCGGACCCGACCGCTGCCGTCGCCGGGTTGGCTCACGTCATGCTCCCGGACGCACCCGACGACGACCGGGGAAAGCCCGCCAAGTCGGTCGAACAGGGCATCAAAGTCCTGTTGACAGAACTCGAAGACGAAGGGGCCGACCTCGAACGCGTCGAGGCCAAACTCGCGGGCGGGAGTCAGATGTTCGATTTCTCTGGCATCAGCGAAGCCGTCGGCGAACGGAACGTCGAGCGAATTCACGCCACGCTCGCCGACCGCGACATCTCGGTCGTGGCCGAGGATGTCGGCGGCGACTACGGGCGCTCGGTGGAGTTGACCCCCGAGACGTGGACGTTGAAAGTGTCGAGTACCCATCAGGGAGTTAAGAATCTATGA
- a CDS encoding Rieske (2Fe-2S) protein produces the protein MSEPEDKYPEESGRRRFVKGVVGSASLAGLGTVAATGVETTTAPTGAGGGITQFYGPENTAGPAPRAMPQIPIEIDDDGFVKGIWPEPETVTEQGREVTVSRMQLGDITYTSEWFQYCGVQTYPGVAPEADQDNFFRYASSPPYEWQQEAVEGGEKVNIEHFEDYETWSNGIGEGGLGKPALATWRSQDVPPSGTLPIQIIRSTRIRDMAEQGNEWLSASTQEGFVANLNKCTHFCCVPGYKALASSARFGAADEIYCQCHQSVYDPFNIVQTSFVALPRPDEE, from the coding sequence ATGTCTGAACCGGAGGACAAGTATCCCGAGGAGTCGGGACGACGGCGGTTCGTCAAGGGCGTCGTCGGGAGCGCGTCGCTCGCGGGTCTCGGCACCGTGGCCGCCACGGGTGTCGAGACGACGACGGCACCGACCGGGGCGGGTGGGGGCATCACCCAGTTCTACGGTCCGGAGAACACCGCGGGACCAGCGCCGCGGGCGATGCCCCAGATTCCGATAGAGATAGACGACGACGGGTTCGTCAAGGGCATCTGGCCCGAGCCGGAGACGGTCACCGAACAGGGTCGAGAAGTGACGGTGTCCAGAATGCAACTGGGCGACATCACCTACACCAGCGAGTGGTTCCAATACTGCGGGGTCCAGACCTACCCCGGCGTGGCGCCAGAGGCAGACCAGGATAACTTCTTCCGGTACGCGAGTTCGCCGCCCTACGAGTGGCAACAGGAGGCAGTGGAAGGCGGCGAAAAGGTCAACATCGAGCATTTCGAGGATTACGAGACGTGGAGCAACGGTATCGGCGAGGGCGGCCTCGGCAAGCCCGCGCTGGCGACGTGGCGCTCCCAAGACGTGCCGCCGAGCGGAACGCTCCCGATACAGATAATCCGGAGTACGCGCATCCGCGACATGGCCGAGCAGGGCAACGAATGGCTCTCGGCCAGCACTCAGGAGGGGTTCGTCGCCAACCTGAACAAGTGTACCCACTTCTGTTGCGTGCCGGGGTACAAGGCGCTGGCGTCCAGCGCCCGATTCGGCGCGGCCGACGAAATCTACTGTCAGTGTCATCAGTCGGTGTACGACCCGTTCAACATCGTCCAGACCTCGTTCGTCGCACTGCCGCGACCCGACGAGGAGTGA
- a CDS encoding GNAT family N-acetyltransferase, translating to MVGIEVGTTADADAVADLWVALADGQREFDSHLLAEQNRQTLRETIAQRAVADELLVARADDESRETDDNSKNADDEPEDANAGGETDETGGDETDDAAAEPDTSETDDAPLVGFVTFGIESNSYEQDTLRGIVQNLYVVSERRSEGVGSALLDAAESELSDAGADAVSLEVMADNADARRFYRRHGYAPHRIELEKSVENDTLTKE from the coding sequence ATGGTCGGTATCGAAGTCGGCACGACGGCGGACGCCGACGCCGTCGCCGACCTGTGGGTAGCACTCGCGGACGGCCAGCGCGAGTTCGACTCGCACCTGCTAGCCGAACAGAACCGCCAGACGCTCCGGGAGACCATCGCACAGCGCGCGGTCGCCGACGAACTCCTCGTCGCCCGCGCGGACGATGAGTCGAGGGAGACGGACGATAACTCGAAGAACGCGGACGACGAACCGGAGGACGCAAACGCCGGTGGCGAGACCGACGAAACCGGCGGCGACGAGACCGACGATGCGGCGGCCGAACCCGACACGAGCGAGACGGACGACGCCCCACTCGTCGGGTTCGTAACCTTCGGCATCGAGTCGAACAGCTACGAACAGGACACGCTCCGCGGTATCGTCCAGAACCTCTACGTCGTCTCCGAGCGCCGAAGCGAGGGGGTCGGGTCGGCCCTGCTCGACGCCGCCGAGTCCGAACTATCCGACGCGGGCGCGGACGCCGTCTCGCTGGAAGTGATGGCCGACAACGCCGACGCCCGGCGGTTCTACCGCCGCCACGGCTACGCTCCCCACCGAATCGAACTGGAAAAATCGGTCGAAAACGATACGCTCACAAAGGAGTAG
- a CDS encoding chemotaxis protein CheW encodes MEVQETDASDGTDETDSPEVAEGPTRQVVEFRLGEDYCAIDIEEVDSIVEIKKVTRIPRTPDSIDGVMDLRGETTAIINPRTFLGIDGDQPTREEQNVLVLDRADDKQKIGIRVDEVLEVTTYPESKIDTDDDLSDLETRGIEEQVSRGIIRKPNGDGLDLVVWIDIDAIIDQLK; translated from the coding sequence ATGGAGGTTCAGGAGACCGACGCTAGTGACGGAACCGACGAGACCGACTCGCCAGAGGTCGCCGAGGGACCGACGCGACAGGTCGTAGAGTTCCGCCTCGGCGAGGACTACTGCGCTATCGACATCGAGGAAGTCGATAGCATCGTGGAAATAAAGAAGGTGACGCGCATCCCCCGGACGCCCGACTCCATCGACGGCGTGATGGACCTTCGGGGCGAGACCACCGCCATCATCAATCCCCGGACGTTCCTCGGCATCGACGGCGACCAACCGACGCGCGAGGAACAGAACGTCCTCGTGTTGGACCGGGCCGACGACAAGCAGAAAATCGGCATCCGGGTTGACGAGGTGCTGGAGGTCACGACCTACCCCGAGAGCAAAATCGACACCGACGACGACCTCTCGGACCTCGAAACGCGGGGCATCGAAGAACAGGTCTCGCGGGGCATCATTCGCAAGCCCAACGGCGACGGACTCGACCTCGTTGTCTGGATAGATATCGACGCGATAATAGATCAGCTGAAATGA
- a CDS encoding chemotaxis protein CheC: protein MSRGDDRNLHIDIRKLNLFNQMAKEGANTVANHLNQMTGMETEMEITKINFLDIEDIKTHVGHEKQVGTHIELVEPPYGYILFLFSASSAKKLATGMLPGSADPSSKGFSDMERSAVQEIGNIMTSGFIDGWANVLDTTIDISTPKFTYGPGSKMVENLIAPSPDEMALVFDSRVHAREANVEVKVYTFPELEELVSLMQQIDI from the coding sequence ATGAGCCGAGGTGACGATAGAAACTTGCACATCGATATACGAAAACTGAACCTGTTCAACCAGATGGCCAAGGAGGGCGCGAACACGGTCGCCAACCATCTCAACCAGATGACGGGCATGGAGACCGAGATGGAGATCACGAAGATCAACTTCCTCGACATCGAGGACATCAAGACCCACGTCGGCCACGAGAAGCAGGTCGGCACCCACATCGAACTCGTGGAACCGCCCTACGGCTACATCCTGTTCCTGTTCAGCGCGAGCAGCGCGAAGAAACTCGCTACGGGGATGCTCCCCGGCAGCGCCGACCCCTCCTCGAAGGGCTTTTCGGACATGGAGCGGTCCGCGGTGCAGGAGATCGGCAACATCATGACCAGCGGCTTCATCGACGGGTGGGCCAACGTGTTGGACACGACCATCGACATCTCGACGCCGAAGTTCACCTACGGGCCGGGTTCGAAGATGGTCGAGAACCTCATCGCGCCGAGTCCCGACGAGATGGCGCTCGTCTTCGACTCTCGGGTCCACGCGAGGGAGGCCAACGTGGAGGTCAAGGTGTACACGTTCCCCGAACTGGAAGAGCTCGTCTCGCTGATGCAGCAGATAGATATATGA